One window of the Leucobacter komagatae genome contains the following:
- a CDS encoding ATP-dependent nuclease, with translation MIEKLMVRNYRIFDSFELDFNAGVNLLVGDNDAGKSTVLEAVNLALTGRLNGRPIAYELSPYLFNTKAAANYLAQIHEGKQIPPPEIIIDLFLSDDPDLAPLKGSNNLTGNEAVGIRIRIAMSPEFSAEYKNFIADPEKIKLIPAEYYSVEWLGFSGNGITTRSAPLSTSFIDASTIRLQNGADYHLQSIIREYLDPKERVELSRSYRSTREAFAEHDSVKEVNAKLGGTKGDITDRELTLGIDISQRYTWESSLVAHLDGLPYQFVGDGERATLKILLALNRKAVDAEIILIEEPENHLSFASLNMLVSKISEKCKGKQVLVTTHSSFVLNKLGLENLVLLSPTGGVRLGQLPDGTQDYFMKLSGYDTLRVVLARRVILVEGPSDELVVQRAYRDSHDDRLPIEDGVDVINVRGLSFMRFLDITKALKKNSTVVTDNDGKLALDVAARYANYTAEPFITVHVGTDGNGNTLEPQLLSANGRDALNAILGKSYATDDDLKNYMKENKTTVALAVFDSTDTISMPEYIRNAVAN, from the coding sequence GTGATTGAGAAGCTGATGGTTCGTAACTACCGGATATTTGACTCTTTCGAGCTCGACTTCAACGCTGGAGTGAATCTTCTCGTTGGCGACAACGACGCAGGTAAGTCCACTGTGCTGGAAGCCGTAAACCTCGCATTGACCGGCCGCCTCAATGGTCGACCAATCGCATACGAACTATCTCCCTATCTTTTCAACACCAAGGCAGCCGCCAACTACCTTGCTCAGATTCATGAGGGCAAACAGATTCCTCCGCCTGAGATCATCATCGATCTTTTCCTTTCAGATGATCCCGATTTGGCCCCTCTGAAGGGGTCCAACAACCTCACGGGCAACGAAGCGGTTGGCATTCGAATTCGCATAGCAATGAGCCCGGAGTTCAGTGCCGAGTACAAAAACTTCATCGCCGATCCTGAAAAAATCAAGTTGATCCCGGCGGAGTACTACAGCGTCGAATGGCTCGGATTCTCAGGGAACGGGATCACCACTCGGAGCGCTCCACTCAGCACCTCGTTCATCGATGCCTCCACGATCCGCCTCCAGAACGGCGCCGACTACCACCTTCAATCGATCATCCGAGAGTATCTCGATCCAAAGGAACGTGTCGAACTCTCGCGAAGCTACCGCAGCACTCGTGAGGCCTTCGCAGAGCACGATTCAGTCAAAGAAGTGAACGCCAAACTCGGTGGCACTAAGGGCGACATTACTGATCGAGAACTGACACTGGGAATCGATATATCTCAACGCTATACCTGGGAAAGCAGCTTGGTAGCTCACTTGGATGGCCTGCCCTATCAGTTCGTTGGTGACGGTGAGCGGGCCACACTCAAGATTCTCCTCGCCTTGAACCGTAAGGCAGTAGATGCCGAGATCATCCTCATCGAGGAGCCGGAAAATCACCTTTCGTTCGCCTCTCTCAACATGCTGGTCAGCAAAATTTCTGAAAAGTGCAAGGGCAAGCAAGTCCTAGTAACCACGCACAGCTCGTTTGTACTTAACAAGCTCGGTTTAGAGAACCTCGTCCTTCTCTCGCCAACAGGCGGCGTTCGCCTGGGTCAACTCCCTGACGGCACGCAGGACTACTTCATGAAATTGTCTGGCTACGACACGTTACGGGTAGTTCTTGCACGTCGAGTCATTCTGGTCGAAGGCCCATCCGACGAGTTGGTCGTGCAACGGGCATACAGAGACAGCCATGATGATCGCCTCCCAATCGAAGACGGGGTAGATGTGATCAACGTACGCGGACTCTCATTCATGCGCTTTCTGGACATCACCAAGGCGCTCAAGAAAAACTCTACTGTTGTCACGGATAACGACGGCAAGCTGGCGCTTGACGTCGCGGCGCGTTACGCGAACTATACGGCCGAGCCGTTCATCACCGTTCATGTCGGAACGGATGGCAACGGAAACACGCTCGAACCGCAACTGCTTAGCGCAAACGGAAGAGATGCCTTAAACGCAATTCTTGGCAAGTCGTACGCCACCGACGATGACCTGAAGAACTACATGAAGGAGAACAAGACAACCGTTGCCTTAGCCGTCTTTGACTCCACAGACACAATATCGATGCCGGAGTACATCCGTAATGCCGTCGCGAACTAA
- the mobF gene encoding MobF family relaxase: MTVSMRVMSAGDGYKYLLRSVVAGDGDRSLSTPLTRYYAEVGNPPGRWLGSGLTQLGEGRITPGEEVSEQQLHLLIGMGCDPITGDALGRAFPVYKTPAERIAEHVEALDPNLGPASRAEAIAEIEAEEQRRGNRKAVAGYDYTFSLPKSASVLWAVADAGTQALIADAHHAAITEVIDFMEREVATTRVGMTGADGGAVVQVDTFGLTATAYDHYDSRSSDPHLHTHVVISNKVKTRLDGRWRSLDGRPMHAATVALSELHEAIIADHLSCLLGVEWEARDRGHDRNPAWAISTVPEELVLEFSTRARQIDAEKDRLIVQYVEKHGRQPSAAVIIKLRAQATLSTRPEKQVRSLADLTTEWRKRATTLLGRDASEWAREATPAAPARVLRADDLPLDEIEKIGRAVMEAVGEKRSTWHRWNLTAEAARQTMEYRFATARDRETVTGMVVDAAERASLRLTPPELASTPARFQRPDGSSAFRPRHGTLYSSEALLDAEKRLLERSRTMTSPELPLTLIEKVTRRPDREGRMLGPDQADALTRIAVSCRQLDLLVGPAGTGKTTAMLALRTAWEQQHGAGSVVGLAPSAVAAEVLAGDLGIKTENTARWWTLHLMTGRTFQAGQLVIVDEASLAGTLALDRITGAAAKAGAKILLVGDYGQLQSPAAAGAFGLLTGDRTDTPELSTIHRFTNEWEKRASLRLRLGEHNVIDVYEDADRIIGGTTDDMTARAYEAWRADREAGIASILVSDSGEAVAALNLRARTELILADVVNPLRGEVTLEGGATAAVGDTVITRKNERKLRTRFSWVQNGNRWTITKIRRDGSVIVRPAGPGRGESIVLPADYVAQHLDLGYAVTAYRAQGVTVDTSHVLVDPSMTRENLYVALTRGKDANLAYVATDTPDDAHAHPHEAEDMKEAARRVLYGVLHHSGAELSVHETIQAEQERWESILQLAAEYETIATEAQHDRWATLIHESGLTDMQAESALASEAFGALAAELRRAEANHHDVDQLMPRLVATRGFENADDIASVLHWRVANATTQPASAGRTRRAPKLIAGLIPVAAGITDPDMKQALAERHQLIENRAATLAEQALTDDVAWTRALGARPGEPRKQEAWNRYARTVAAYRDRYAITSSNALGPEPDGVAQKIDHARAAQAIQRARVLAAEHPRPQAGGRTSARERGRTL, translated from the coding sequence ATGACGGTTTCGATGCGCGTGATGAGCGCCGGTGACGGCTACAAGTATCTGCTGCGCTCCGTGGTTGCGGGCGATGGTGACCGGAGTCTTTCGACGCCGCTGACTCGCTATTACGCCGAGGTCGGGAACCCTCCGGGCCGCTGGCTCGGCTCCGGCCTCACCCAGCTCGGCGAAGGCCGCATCACTCCCGGAGAAGAGGTATCGGAGCAGCAGCTTCATCTCCTCATTGGCATGGGATGCGACCCCATCACGGGTGATGCGCTCGGCCGCGCCTTCCCGGTCTACAAGACCCCGGCCGAGCGCATCGCCGAGCACGTCGAAGCCCTAGACCCGAACCTCGGCCCGGCCTCGCGCGCGGAAGCGATCGCCGAGATCGAAGCCGAGGAGCAGAGGCGCGGTAACAGAAAGGCTGTTGCCGGGTACGACTACACCTTTTCCCTACCGAAGTCGGCGTCGGTGCTGTGGGCTGTCGCCGATGCCGGTACCCAGGCGCTCATCGCCGACGCGCACCATGCGGCGATCACCGAAGTGATCGACTTCATGGAACGAGAAGTCGCCACCACCCGTGTCGGCATGACCGGCGCGGACGGTGGCGCAGTCGTCCAGGTCGATACCTTCGGACTCACCGCGACCGCTTACGACCACTATGACTCCCGCAGTTCCGACCCGCACCTTCACACCCACGTTGTCATATCGAATAAAGTGAAGACCAGGCTCGACGGACGGTGGCGGTCACTGGATGGGCGGCCGATGCACGCCGCGACCGTCGCGCTGTCGGAGTTGCACGAGGCGATCATCGCCGACCATCTCTCCTGTCTGCTTGGCGTGGAGTGGGAGGCGCGGGATCGCGGACACGACCGCAACCCAGCCTGGGCGATCTCGACGGTGCCGGAAGAACTCGTGCTCGAGTTCTCCACCCGCGCCCGCCAGATCGACGCCGAGAAAGACCGCCTCATCGTGCAATATGTCGAGAAGCACGGTCGGCAGCCCTCGGCCGCGGTGATCATCAAGCTCCGCGCTCAAGCCACGCTGTCCACGAGGCCCGAGAAGCAGGTGCGATCCCTCGCAGACCTCACAACCGAGTGGCGCAAGCGCGCCACGACACTGCTGGGGCGGGACGCGTCGGAATGGGCGCGAGAGGCGACCCCGGCAGCACCCGCACGGGTGCTGCGCGCCGACGACCTTCCCTTGGATGAGATCGAGAAGATCGGCCGCGCCGTGATGGAGGCCGTGGGTGAGAAGCGGTCGACCTGGCACCGCTGGAACCTGACCGCCGAGGCCGCACGGCAGACGATGGAGTACCGCTTCGCAACCGCACGGGATCGGGAGACTGTCACCGGAATGGTCGTCGATGCCGCCGAGCGCGCCTCGTTGCGCCTGACGCCGCCGGAACTCGCGTCGACGCCGGCCCGGTTCCAGCGGCCGGACGGGTCAAGCGCGTTCCGTCCCCGCCACGGCACCTTGTATTCCTCCGAGGCGTTGCTCGATGCGGAGAAGCGGCTCCTCGAACGCTCCCGCACCATGACCAGCCCCGAGCTCCCGCTCACCCTCATCGAGAAGGTCACGAGGCGGCCGGATCGGGAGGGGCGGATGCTCGGCCCCGACCAGGCCGATGCGCTCACCCGGATCGCGGTCTCCTGCCGGCAGCTTGATCTCCTCGTCGGCCCCGCAGGCACCGGGAAGACGACCGCGATGCTCGCGCTCCGCACCGCATGGGAACAGCAGCACGGCGCGGGCTCGGTGGTCGGGCTGGCCCCGTCGGCGGTCGCGGCGGAAGTGCTCGCCGGGGATCTCGGGATCAAGACCGAGAACACCGCGAGATGGTGGACGCTGCACCTCATGACCGGCCGAACCTTCCAGGCGGGTCAGCTCGTGATCGTGGACGAGGCGAGCCTCGCCGGCACCCTCGCCCTCGACCGCATCACCGGGGCCGCCGCGAAAGCCGGAGCGAAGATTCTCCTCGTCGGCGACTACGGGCAGCTCCAATCCCCGGCCGCGGCCGGCGCGTTCGGGCTCCTCACCGGCGACCGCACGGACACCCCCGAACTCTCCACGATCCACCGCTTCACGAACGAGTGGGAGAAGCGAGCATCGCTCAGGCTCCGCCTCGGGGAACACAACGTGATCGATGTCTACGAGGACGCCGACCGGATCATCGGCGGCACCACCGACGACATGACCGCACGAGCCTACGAGGCATGGCGCGCAGACCGAGAAGCCGGGATCGCCTCGATCCTCGTCTCCGACTCCGGCGAAGCCGTTGCCGCGCTGAACCTGCGCGCCCGCACCGAGCTCATCCTCGCCGATGTCGTCAACCCGCTCCGAGGCGAAGTCACCCTGGAAGGCGGCGCCACGGCCGCTGTCGGTGACACGGTGATCACGCGGAAGAACGAGCGGAAGCTGCGCACCCGCTTCTCCTGGGTGCAGAACGGGAACCGGTGGACGATCACGAAGATACGCCGCGACGGCTCAGTGATCGTGCGCCCCGCCGGCCCAGGCCGTGGCGAGTCGATCGTGCTCCCCGCCGACTACGTCGCCCAGCACCTCGACCTCGGCTACGCCGTCACCGCATACCGGGCGCAGGGCGTGACGGTGGACACCTCGCATGTGCTGGTCGACCCCTCGATGACCCGCGAGAACCTGTACGTCGCCTTGACCCGCGGCAAGGACGCCAACCTCGCCTACGTCGCGACCGACACCCCGGATGACGCGCACGCGCACCCGCACGAGGCCGAAGACATGAAAGAGGCAGCCCGCCGTGTGCTCTACGGGGTGCTGCATCACTCCGGGGCCGAGCTCTCCGTACACGAGACGATCCAGGCGGAGCAGGAACGGTGGGAGTCGATCCTGCAGCTCGCCGCCGAGTACGAGACGATCGCCACCGAAGCCCAGCACGACCGCTGGGCCACCCTCATCCACGAATCCGGCCTCACCGATATGCAGGCAGAATCCGCGCTCGCGTCGGAAGCGTTCGGGGCACTCGCCGCCGAGCTGCGCCGGGCCGAGGCGAACCATCACGACGTCGACCAGCTCATGCCCCGCCTGGTAGCCACGCGCGGCTTCGAGAACGCCGACGACATCGCCTCCGTGCTGCACTGGCGCGTCGCAAACGCCACCACCCAGCCCGCGAGCGCGGGGCGTACCCGACGGGCACCGAAACTCATCGCCGGCCTCATCCCCGTCGCGGCCGGGATCACCGACCCCGACATGAAGCAGGCGCTCGCAGAGCGGCACCAGCTCATCGAGAACCGAGCCGCCACCCTCGCCGAACAAGCCCTCACCGATGATGTTGCGTGGACTCGTGCTCTCGGTGCTCGCCCCGGCGAACCGCGCAAGCAGGAAGCCTGGAATCGGTATGCCCGAACGGTCGCCGCCTACCGTGACCGCTACGCGATCACCAGCAGCAACGCTCTCGGGCCGGAGCCTGACGGGGTCGCGCAGAAGATCGACCATGCCCGCGCTGCACAGGCAATCCAGCGCGCCCGTGTACTCGCGGCTGAACATCCTCGGCCGCAGGCGGGCGGGCGAACGTCCGCGAGGGAACGAGGACGCACTCTCTGA
- a CDS encoding DUF5979 domain-containing protein, giving the protein MNASAIAVEHPSRLKLVLGLLLSLMVVLGLAVNAPAPANAATAMSIDNVYFENDSFPDGSRQALHINWSLPDNASAPATLVLDLPEEIRGYADSFTMVGPNGEAAGTCTVTAAQVVCEVDDAFIQANPYSVSGEFWFDVSTQLKNKEDTTHTFDFGEFSQTVDVEANPNWCTDNCEYTGQTHSKWGTYNNADDTIIWTVRLPAPQDGIEPGKQITVTDQLDTSKYEIVVADGYPRVREGGSYSYNEWGRQTVNVITKPASEVTWNGDHTTVSFESAPGWAGDPDLAEGEVGTTGSFYTVQWKVKALDGGKAGKYTNTASYTIEGEDEASTSGSATRYSGGATVVGQNFGKFQVTKELMGDTVLNPTFTVNYVAYDDTVDPNTPIDQGSFQIKSGQSYISGEYFKGTRIVLTEVQPTDPQNVTWETPVFVDADGNPITELTFSADNDNLGKITEIRLVNEANLIKSPITARKVVENPDGVTTGVDSFRIGYSRENAIEKGIQNLTGGQFILPADGTEISLDLPADVRYSFFEWFTPAPAGTTWADPVYTVNGVTYTENELVNLPLDGSIDLTVTNTITQNVGGFAVTKSVSGEGESLVPAGTEFTVNYSYTAVNGFDAGSGTVTVRAGETSPTIEGIPEGAVVTLDEVTPVNPAGGTWGEPQFDVAEFTVVKDQVVQISLDNPITWNNGNFSIVKSVTGDGAGLVGDDVAFEIDYSYVLPEDLGITPGTGTGTLTVLNDSTAVTSASLPYGTEVTLSEATPPAIAGGTWTAAEFDHSTFTIGDQTTFAVALTNTIERDLGSFSIEKSVTGSGAHLVPGGTVFTVDYSYPEGPGFDAGSGSVEVTTGEPAVVTGIPAGAVVTLTEATPASVEGGTWQPAQFTDGNVITIVKDETTQVGLENAIDLNTGAFSVAKKIDGTGKGLVGDDATFTVQYAYPAANGYDAGSGELVVAADGTAVSSAPIPYGAEVTLSEDAPGVVQGGKWTGATFSTDTLTIGDGTVAEVVLTNTIAKKAATGGLPATGAGADNLLAPAALLLLAAGGTLLAIVRRRKQNATA; this is encoded by the coding sequence ATGAACGCATCAGCCATCGCCGTTGAGCACCCTTCTCGCCTGAAACTGGTCCTCGGCCTTCTCCTCTCGCTGATGGTCGTCCTCGGCCTCGCCGTCAACGCACCCGCGCCTGCGAACGCCGCGACGGCCATGAGCATCGACAACGTGTACTTCGAGAATGACTCGTTCCCCGACGGGTCCCGTCAGGCGCTGCACATCAACTGGAGCCTTCCGGACAACGCCTCGGCTCCCGCGACCCTGGTGCTCGACCTTCCGGAAGAGATCAGGGGCTACGCCGACTCCTTCACGATGGTCGGCCCGAACGGGGAGGCCGCCGGCACCTGCACCGTGACCGCTGCGCAGGTAGTCTGCGAAGTAGATGACGCGTTCATCCAGGCCAACCCCTACAGCGTCTCCGGTGAGTTCTGGTTCGACGTGTCGACCCAGCTGAAGAACAAGGAAGACACCACCCACACCTTCGACTTCGGCGAGTTCAGCCAGACGGTCGACGTCGAGGCGAACCCGAACTGGTGCACCGACAACTGCGAGTACACGGGGCAGACCCACAGCAAGTGGGGTACCTACAACAATGCTGACGACACGATCATCTGGACTGTCAGGCTCCCCGCCCCGCAAGACGGCATCGAGCCGGGCAAGCAGATCACCGTCACCGATCAGCTCGACACGTCGAAGTACGAGATCGTGGTCGCAGACGGCTACCCGCGCGTGCGGGAGGGCGGCAGCTACTCCTACAACGAGTGGGGCAGGCAGACCGTCAACGTCATCACAAAGCCCGCCAGCGAGGTCACCTGGAACGGCGATCACACGACCGTGTCCTTCGAGTCGGCCCCCGGCTGGGCAGGCGACCCCGACCTTGCAGAAGGCGAGGTCGGCACCACCGGCTCCTTCTACACCGTGCAGTGGAAGGTGAAGGCGCTCGACGGCGGCAAAGCAGGCAAGTACACCAACACCGCCTCCTACACGATCGAGGGCGAGGACGAGGCCTCCACGAGCGGTTCCGCGACCCGCTACTCAGGCGGCGCAACGGTAGTCGGGCAGAACTTCGGCAAGTTCCAGGTCACCAAGGAGCTCATGGGCGATACCGTCCTCAACCCGACCTTCACCGTGAACTACGTCGCCTACGACGACACCGTAGACCCGAACACACCGATCGATCAGGGCAGCTTCCAGATCAAGAGCGGCCAGTCGTACATCAGCGGCGAATACTTCAAAGGCACCCGCATCGTGCTCACCGAAGTGCAGCCCACCGACCCGCAGAACGTCACCTGGGAAACTCCGGTCTTTGTCGACGCCGACGGCAACCCCATCACCGAGCTGACGTTCTCAGCCGACAACGACAACCTCGGGAAGATCACCGAGATCCGCCTCGTGAACGAGGCGAACCTCATCAAGAGCCCGATCACGGCACGCAAGGTCGTCGAAAACCCGGACGGGGTGACCACCGGCGTCGATTCGTTCCGCATCGGCTACTCCCGCGAGAACGCCATCGAGAAGGGCATCCAGAACCTCACCGGCGGCCAGTTCATCCTCCCCGCCGACGGCACGGAAATATCGCTCGACCTGCCCGCAGATGTCCGGTACAGCTTCTTCGAGTGGTTCACCCCGGCACCCGCCGGCACGACCTGGGCCGACCCCGTCTACACGGTGAACGGTGTGACATACACCGAGAACGAGCTCGTGAACCTGCCACTCGACGGCTCGATCGACCTCACCGTCACGAACACGATCACGCAGAACGTTGGCGGTTTTGCCGTCACGAAGAGCGTGTCGGGCGAAGGCGAGTCGCTCGTGCCTGCGGGCACCGAGTTCACGGTGAACTACTCCTACACCGCCGTCAACGGCTTCGACGCCGGAAGCGGCACCGTCACGGTCCGCGCAGGCGAGACGTCGCCGACCATCGAGGGCATCCCGGAGGGCGCCGTCGTCACGCTCGACGAGGTCACCCCGGTCAACCCGGCCGGCGGCACCTGGGGCGAACCGCAGTTCGACGTCGCCGAGTTCACGGTCGTGAAGGATCAGGTCGTGCAGATCTCGCTCGACAACCCCATCACGTGGAACAACGGCAACTTCTCGATCGTGAAGTCCGTGACGGGTGACGGCGCCGGCCTCGTCGGCGACGATGTCGCCTTCGAGATCGATTACAGCTACGTGCTGCCCGAGGATCTCGGCATCACGCCGGGCACCGGAACTGGCACCCTCACCGTGCTGAACGATAGCACCGCCGTGACGAGCGCCAGCCTGCCCTATGGCACCGAGGTGACGCTGTCAGAGGCGACTCCGCCGGCGATCGCGGGCGGCACCTGGACGGCAGCCGAGTTCGACCATTCGACCTTCACCATCGGGGATCAGACGACCTTCGCGGTCGCGCTGACCAACACGATCGAGCGTGATCTCGGCTCGTTCAGCATCGAAAAGAGCGTTACCGGGTCCGGCGCGCACCTCGTCCCCGGCGGCACGGTCTTCACCGTCGACTACTCCTACCCGGAGGGGCCCGGATTCGACGCAGGTTCCGGCTCGGTCGAGGTCACCACCGGTGAGCCCGCAGTGGTGACCGGCATCCCCGCCGGCGCGGTCGTGACGCTCACCGAGGCCACCCCCGCAAGTGTCGAGGGCGGCACCTGGCAGCCCGCGCAGTTCACGGACGGCAACGTCATCACGATCGTGAAGGACGAGACCACCCAGGTGGGGCTTGAGAACGCCATCGATCTGAATACCGGCGCGTTCAGCGTCGCGAAGAAGATCGACGGCACCGGCAAGGGACTGGTCGGTGACGACGCGACGTTCACCGTACAGTACGCCTACCCTGCCGCGAACGGCTACGACGCCGGCTCAGGCGAGCTCGTCGTGGCCGCCGACGGCACCGCTGTCTCGAGTGCCCCGATCCCGTACGGCGCCGAAGTGACCCTGTCCGAAGACGCTCCGGGCGTCGTGCAGGGCGGCAAATGGACGGGCGCGACGTTCAGCACTGACACCCTCACCATCGGCGACGGAACGGTCGCCGAGGTCGTGCTCACCAACACGATCGCGAAGAAAGCTGCGACGGGCGGCCTGCCAGCCACCGGCGCCGGTGCGGACAACCTGCTGGCGCCTGCGGCACTCCTGCTGCTCGCAGCCGGCGGCACGCTCCTCGCAATCGTCCGCCGACGGAAGCAGAACGCGACGGCGTAA
- a CDS encoding LuxR C-terminal-related transcriptional regulator, giving the protein MILVHAPAGGGKTNFVADWVNLRADDRTTAWTRVERDTTTAGLLWATAGRALGVIDGTVPGSASELAAALNADGSDISLVIDDFQYATPDVQREVMKFAGMLHTGRIVLLTRSLDPHLLSLLRVQLHISMFTAQDLAYTESEIASLITSRDTSADAMQQRDAATLLHLTGGIPILVRLLLDMGTEPPPQGWGRAIDAWVSELVVDEYRDAALRLSLVPAADGALTQHLTGHEPPQRLLEMLARDGLGHVDRHGYFEFHEVIRSALQRQARNVLPDATIRELRTAATRYLSNDVNQVGRTLALLTESGRSGELWPLFAATFADIVPEGAGASLSSMLPSTLSTDATVAAITAVIQSAREPIPSIALLRMVDEALADLESQPPPSDPESAVYRELAILALLRSAKRHVAGATRAHRLVELVGALDPHSTTGVWDAAYWGLLYSTVTLALAGNLVRAEEILPALGADQDQRRITRGIAQRAFIYANRGEIGPAAVLLDQVGDELSGFTPWEGRLAITRAAVQLEEGDARQAQATLRAIEPKLHEVLEWPYALIVLSRTHIALDPTAGIEDLDRLMRIHGRQPTSPAVLDLLKSALGDLALAAGDVQRAIRTVGNPAEADIARRLTAARIGLITRNPDNVTDLQKLTQQEDVWPRLRAQAFLLLAVHLHRQGDAQHAGLALKRALTITSGQKIRLIHSLTPYSELQAIASVAGIELPANVNSTNPLELPLTEVALTERESNLLRRLASPDRLRDIAEQEYVTLHTIKSQASSIYRKLGVKSRRAAINEAHQRGLLDGRENREI; this is encoded by the coding sequence GTGATCCTGGTGCATGCTCCGGCAGGCGGCGGCAAGACGAACTTCGTGGCCGACTGGGTGAATCTGCGAGCGGACGATCGCACGACGGCATGGACTCGGGTCGAACGCGACACGACGACCGCCGGACTCCTCTGGGCCACTGCAGGAAGAGCCCTCGGCGTGATCGATGGCACCGTGCCGGGCAGCGCGAGCGAGCTGGCCGCCGCACTCAATGCCGACGGTTCGGACATCTCGCTGGTGATCGATGACTTCCAGTACGCCACCCCAGATGTGCAGCGCGAAGTGATGAAGTTCGCAGGCATGCTGCATACCGGGCGAATCGTGCTGCTGACACGCAGCCTCGATCCGCACCTGCTGTCTCTGCTCCGCGTGCAGCTGCACATCTCGATGTTCACCGCACAAGACCTGGCCTATACGGAGTCGGAGATCGCGAGCCTCATCACCAGCCGCGATACTTCTGCCGATGCGATGCAGCAGAGAGACGCTGCGACGCTCCTTCACCTCACCGGCGGCATCCCGATCCTCGTCCGCCTGCTTCTCGACATGGGCACCGAGCCCCCGCCGCAGGGCTGGGGTAGAGCGATCGACGCATGGGTTTCGGAGCTGGTCGTCGATGAGTATCGGGACGCCGCACTGCGGCTCTCGCTCGTTCCAGCGGCCGACGGAGCGCTTACCCAGCACCTGACGGGGCACGAGCCGCCACAACGACTACTTGAAATGCTCGCGCGCGACGGCCTCGGCCATGTGGACCGGCACGGATACTTCGAGTTCCACGAAGTCATCCGGTCAGCGCTGCAACGTCAGGCCCGCAACGTGCTCCCTGACGCCACTATTCGTGAGTTGCGCACGGCTGCGACCAGGTATCTCAGTAACGACGTGAATCAGGTAGGGCGCACGCTCGCGCTCCTCACCGAATCGGGCCGGAGCGGCGAACTCTGGCCGTTGTTCGCGGCCACGTTCGCCGACATCGTGCCCGAAGGCGCCGGAGCCTCGTTGTCTTCCATGCTGCCGAGCACCTTGAGCACCGACGCGACCGTCGCTGCCATCACCGCCGTCATCCAGAGCGCGCGGGAACCCATTCCGTCGATCGCGCTACTCCGCATGGTCGATGAGGCTCTCGCCGACCTGGAGAGCCAGCCCCCGCCCAGCGACCCCGAGTCAGCGGTATACCGCGAGCTCGCTATCCTCGCCCTGCTCAGATCCGCGAAACGCCACGTCGCTGGCGCTACACGAGCGCACCGACTCGTCGAACTCGTCGGTGCGCTCGACCCGCACTCCACCACCGGCGTGTGGGACGCCGCCTATTGGGGGCTGCTCTATTCGACGGTCACACTGGCTCTTGCCGGAAACCTGGTACGGGCGGAGGAGATCCTGCCAGCACTCGGTGCCGATCAGGACCAACGGCGCATCACTCGTGGCATCGCGCAGCGAGCATTCATCTACGCCAATCGTGGTGAGATCGGGCCCGCAGCCGTGCTGCTGGATCAGGTCGGCGACGAGCTCTCAGGCTTCACACCCTGGGAGGGCAGGCTAGCGATCACCCGGGCAGCGGTGCAACTCGAAGAGGGAGACGCGAGGCAGGCTCAAGCCACCCTGCGTGCCATCGAACCCAAGCTCCACGAAGTGCTCGAGTGGCCCTATGCACTGATCGTGCTCTCCCGCACGCACATCGCCCTCGACCCCACCGCCGGCATTGAGGACCTGGACCGTCTCATGCGCATCCACGGGAGACAGCCAACATCGCCCGCAGTGCTTGATCTGCTGAAGTCGGCGCTGGGAGACCTCGCACTAGCCGCAGGCGATGTGCAGCGCGCGATCCGAACGGTCGGAAACCCGGCTGAGGCCGACATCGCCAGGCGCCTCACCGCCGCACGCATCGGACTCATCACCCGCAACCCCGACAACGTCACAGACCTGCAGAAGCTGACCCAGCAAGAAGACGTCTGGCCGCGACTGCGTGCGCAGGCATTCTTGCTGCTCGCCGTTCACCTCCATCGCCAAGGAGACGCGCAACACGCCGGACTCGCACTCAAGCGGGCACTCACGATCACATCGGGACAGAAGATCCGCCTGATCCACTCCCTCACCCCATACTCGGAACTCCAGGCAATCGCGTCGGTGGCCGGCATCGAACTACCGGCCAACGTCAACAGCACGAACCCCCTCGAGCTCCCGCTCACCGAGGTCGCCCTGACCGAACGCGAATCGAACCTGCTCCGCCGACTCGCCTCACCCGACCGGCTCCGAGACATCGCGGAGCAAGAATACGTCACCTTGCACACCATCAAGTCCCAGGCCTCGAGCATCTACCGCAAACTCGGCGTGAAATCCCGTCGGGCAGCCATCAACGAGGCCCACCAACGCGGGCTCCTCGACGGGCGAGAAAACCGCGAAATATAG